TGACATTGAAAGGCTTTCTGCTGGCCGGACCAAGCTGCACAATGACCGCCAGCTATGGACGATATCGGACATTGGCGCCACTTTTTGTCCGGGTCGAATTTAGACGAATGACATTCTGTCTTTGACGAAGGCGCACGCCAGTGCCTTGCTCTAGGTGTATTACCTATGCATAACGCTCTCGGTTTCCCAATGAGAGAATGATCATGCTCGAACTGCAGAATGTCACCCATATCTACCCCAATGGCACCCGGGCGCTGGACAATGTCACCCTGTCCATACCCAAGGGCATGTACGGACTGCTGGGCCCCAATGGCGCGGGAAAATCGACACTGATGCGGACCGTGGCGACACTGCAGACACCAACACAGGGCTCTATCCAGTTCGGCAATATCGACATTTTGCAACAGCCCGAAGCACTGCGCGAGCGGCTCGGCTATCTGCCGCAGGATTTTGGCGTTTATCCGCGCGTTTCGGCTTATGACATGCTCGACCATATGGCGGTTCTCAAGGGGATTGCCTCACGCGCCGACCGCAAGGCGACGGTCGAGACATTGCTCAACCAGACCAATTTGTGGGGCGTGCGCAAAAAAGCGATTGCCGGTTTTTCCGGCGGCATGCGCCAGCGTTTCGGCATCGCCCAGGCGCTGATCGGCAATCCCGAGTTGATCATTGTCGATGAACCCACTGCCGGGCTCGACCCGGAGGAACGCAACCGCTTCCTCAACCTGCTGGCGGAAATTGGCGAAAATGTGGTCATCATCCTGTCGACTCATATTGTCGAGGATGTCGCGGATCTCTGTCCCAATATGGCCGTCATCGCCAATGGTCGCATCCAGCTGCAAGGCGCACCGCTCGATCTGATCGCACAGACACAGGGCAGCGTCTGGTCGAAAACCATCAAACGCGACGAGCTGGAGGACTATCGCGCCAGATATCAGGTGATATCGACGCGGCTATTTGCCGGGGCGACGATCATTAACATCCTCTCTGCCGAGGATCCGGGCAATGGCTTCGCCTCGGTCAATGGCGGCCTCGAAGATGTCTATTTCTCGACCCTGGCCAGAACCCGCAGCGACAGCGCGGCAGCGGCCTGAAGCGGAGAGAAGTGATGTTCGCAAAAATTGCTACTTTCGAGCTGCGTTACCAGCTGAAAAACCCGGTCTTCTGGGTAGTCTCCATCCTGTTCTTTCTGCTGACATTCGGCGCGATGACGGTCGATGGTATACAGATTGGCAGCGGCGGCAATGTCAATGCCAACAGCCCCGTTGCCATCATCCGGATTCACCTGATCCAGACGCTTTTCTTTATGTTTGTGACCACCGCCTTTGTCGCCAATGTCATTGTCCGCGATGATGAGAGCGGTTTCGGACCAATGGTGCGATCCACGCGCGTCAGAAAGTTCGATTATCTCATCGGTCGTTTCGCCGGAGCCTTTCTGGCGGCTTCGATTGCGTTTCTGACAGTCCCAATCGCCATCTGGCTCGGGTCGCTAATGCCATGGCTTGACCCGGAAACACTCGGCCCCAACCGGTTCAGCCACTATGCCTTTGCCTATATTGTCATGGCTTTGCCGGGCATCTTCCTGACATCATGCATTTTCTTCGCCGTAGCGACACTGACCCGCTCGATGATGTACAGCTATCTCGGCGTGGTGGTGCTGCTTGTGCTCTATATCGTGTTCAACGTCAGCACCGACAACATGCCCGAGCTGCGCGACCTCACCGGCTATGCCGATCCTTTCGGTATCGCCGCTTTCAACAATGTCATCCGGTACTGGACAGCCAGCGAGTCCAACAGCCTGGTGCCGCCCATGGGCGGTGTCATCCTGTGGAACAGGCTGATCTGGATTGGCTTTTCACTGCTTTGTCTGGCGTTCGCCTATCGCTGGTTCAGTTTTGCCGAACGCGGCGTTTCCGCCCGCAAAGCCAAGCGACAGGCCAAAAAGGCGGCGAAGCTTGCCACCGTTAAACCCCTGCTGGTCGAGCATCTGCCTGATGGCAATGTCAACGCCGCCGCCTGGGCGCATCTGGTGTCGCGCACCCGTTTCGAAATGGTTCAGGTGTTCAAAAGCCCGGCCTTTGTCGTTTTACTGATCATCGGACTGTTCAACGCCAGCGCCGCGCTGATGTTCACTAATGAGATTTACGGCACGCCCTCGCGACCGCTCACCTTTGTGCTGCTGATCGACCTGATCGGCGCCTTCGGCATCATCCCGTTGATCATCGCCATCTATTATGCCGGCGAGCTGGTGTGGCGTGACCGCGACCGCAAAATGCACGAGATTATCGATTCCACGCCGCTCCCCAACTGGGCCTATATGGTTCCCAAGACGATTGCCGTGTCCGGCGTTCTGTTTGCTACTATTCTTATATCGATGATCGCAGCGGTGCTGATCCAGCTGGCGCGTGGCTTTACCGACGTCGCGCTGGACCAGTATGTCATGTGGTATCTGCTGCCCTGGGGCGTCGACATGATCATCCTCGCGGTGCTGGCGGTGTTCGTCCAGGCGTTGAGCCCGAACAAATATGTCGGCTGGGCGATCATGGTGCTCTATCTCGTTGCAACCATCACATTCTCCGCAATCGGTCTTGAACACCCGCTCTACCTCTACGGCAATGCCGCCCCCAGCCCTCTATTCTCCGATCTCAACGGCAATAATGTCAACGGCATGGTCGGCTGGTGGTTGCGCCTCTATTGGGGTGCCATCGCCGTTATCCTCGCGGCACTGGCGCATCTGCTGTGGCGCCGGGGGACCGAGGTCAACCTGCTGCCACGACTGCGCCAACTGCCACGGCGTCTGGTCAGCGCCACCGGCGCACTGATCCTCGGTGCCGGCCTCACCGCTGCCAGCAGCGGTGCGTTCATCTACAACAACACCAATGTCATGAACGATTTCCTCACCCAGTCCGACCGCGAGCAGCGGCTGGCTGACTATGAGAAGAAATATCTCAAATATGAGGATATCAGACAACCATCGACGACCGATATCACGCTGAAGGTCGATATCTATCCCGAACAAAAGCGCATGACCGCCTCGGGCACCATGGTGATTGTCAACGATACCGGTGCGCCGGTGGAAGCGCTGCATGTGCGCTTCCCCGATACGCAGGTTAAGGTCGAGTCGATAACCATCGCCGATAGCAGCATCACACTCGACGATCCGGCGATGAAATACTGGATCTACGCCCTCGATACGCCGATGGCAGAGGGCGAGACCCGTACCGTCAGTTTTGAAACATCGCGTGAGCAGCGCGGTTTCCGCGCCAGCGGCAATGACACCCGGCTGGTGCGCAACGGTACCTTCCTCAACAACAGTGAATTTGCACCGCAGCTCGGCATGGATCGCAATGGTCTGTTGCAGGACCGCCAGACGCGGCGCGAATATGGCCTTGCACCGGAACTGCGCCAGGCCAAGCTGGAAGATGAGAGTGCCCGCGAGAAAAACTATGTCGCCAATGCCGACTGGGTGACATCCGACATTACCGTATCGACCCATAAGGACCAGACGCCGATTGCTCCGGGCAGCAAGGTATCGGATGAAATCCGCGGTGACCGGCGGGTTGCACGCTTTGTTTCCGAGCAGCCGATACTGGCCTTCTTCTCGGTCCAGTCAGCGGAATATGCGGTTAAGGAACGCGAGGCCGATGGTGTCGATATTGCGGTCTATTATCACCCCAAACATGATTATAATGTCGACATCATGCTCAATGCGATCGAGGCGTCGCTGGCCTATTACAAGGCCAATTTCGGTCCCTATCAGTTCGATTATGCCCGGATCATCGAGTTTCCCGGTTATGACACCTTCGCCCAGGCCTTTGCCGGCACGGTGCCCTATTCCGAGCGGCTTGGCTTTATCGCCGATAACAGTGACCCGAACGCGATCGACTATGTCACCTATGTCACCGCGCATGAATTCGGCCATCAATATTGGGCCCATCAGCTGATCAGCGCCGACCAGCAGGGCGGTACGTTGCTGATCGAGACGCTGGCGCAATATTCGGCGCTGATGGTGATGAAAGACATGTACGGCGAGGACCAGATCCGTCGCTTCCTGAAATATGAGCTTGATCGCTATCTGTCGGCGCGCGGCAGCGAGGTGATCGAGGAACTTCCGCTCAACCGCGTCGAGAATCAGGGCTATATCCATTATCGCAAAGGCGCGGTGGTGATGTATCTGCTGCAGGACCGTCTGGGCGAGGACCGGGTCAATGCCATGCTCGCCGGGCTGCTCGATCAGTACCGCTTCAAAAGCCAGCCCTATGCCAATTCCTACGATCTGGTCGATGGCT
Above is a genomic segment from Pseudomonadota bacterium containing:
- a CDS encoding ABC transporter ATP-binding protein, with protein sequence MLELQNVTHIYPNGTRALDNVTLSIPKGMYGLLGPNGAGKSTLMRTVATLQTPTQGSIQFGNIDILQQPEALRERLGYLPQDFGVYPRVSAYDMLDHMAVLKGIASRADRKATVETLLNQTNLWGVRKKAIAGFSGGMRQRFGIAQALIGNPELIIVDEPTAGLDPEERNRFLNLLAEIGENVVIILSTHIVEDVADLCPNMAVIANGRIQLQGAPLDLIAQTQGSVWSKTIKRDELEDYRARYQVISTRLFAGATIINILSAEDPGNGFASVNGGLEDVYFSTLARTRSDSAAAA
- a CDS encoding M1 family aminopeptidase codes for the protein MFAKIATFELRYQLKNPVFWVVSILFFLLTFGAMTVDGIQIGSGGNVNANSPVAIIRIHLIQTLFFMFVTTAFVANVIVRDDESGFGPMVRSTRVRKFDYLIGRFAGAFLAASIAFLTVPIAIWLGSLMPWLDPETLGPNRFSHYAFAYIVMALPGIFLTSCIFFAVATLTRSMMYSYLGVVVLLVLYIVFNVSTDNMPELRDLTGYADPFGIAAFNNVIRYWTASESNSLVPPMGGVILWNRLIWIGFSLLCLAFAYRWFSFAERGVSARKAKRQAKKAAKLATVKPLLVEHLPDGNVNAAAWAHLVSRTRFEMVQVFKSPAFVVLLIIGLFNASAALMFTNEIYGTPSRPLTFVLLIDLIGAFGIIPLIIAIYYAGELVWRDRDRKMHEIIDSTPLPNWAYMVPKTIAVSGVLFATILISMIAAVLIQLARGFTDVALDQYVMWYLLPWGVDMIILAVLAVFVQALSPNKYVGWAIMVLYLVATITFSAIGLEHPLYLYGNAAPSPLFSDLNGNNVNGMVGWWLRLYWGAIAVILAALAHLLWRRGTEVNLLPRLRQLPRRLVSATGALILGAGLTAASSGAFIYNNTNVMNDFLTQSDREQRLADYEKKYLKYEDIRQPSTTDITLKVDIYPEQKRMTASGTMVIVNDTGAPVEALHVRFPDTQVKVESITIADSSITLDDPAMKYWIYALDTPMAEGETRTVSFETSREQRGFRASGNDTRLVRNGTFLNNSEFAPQLGMDRNGLLQDRQTRREYGLAPELRQAKLEDESAREKNYVANADWVTSDITVSTHKDQTPIAPGSKVSDEIRGDRRVARFVSEQPILAFFSVQSAEYAVKEREADGVDIAVYYHPKHDYNVDIMLNAIEASLAYYKANFGPYQFDYARIIEFPGYDTFAQAFAGTVPYSERLGFIADNSDPNAIDYVTYVTAHEFGHQYWAHQLISADQQGGTLLIETLAQYSALMVMKDMYGEDQIRRFLKYELDRYLSARGSEVIEELPLNRVENQGYIHYRKGAVVMYLLQDRLGEDRVNAMLAGLLDQYRFKSQPYANSYDLVDGFKSLARNQLEHQLVTDMLEKITIYDLKADSVDVREMDDGSFETTLTIVAEKFYADGQGKETKARLDDSIDVGLFTARPGLGAFGKADVLSMQRQPVRSGRQQITIRTSQKPEYVGIDPYNKYIDRNSDDNVIAVTAS